In Chloroflexota bacterium, the genomic window GGCGGTGCCGAGGCCCTTCCCCACGCGCCCCGCCCCCAATAATTCAAAGGTCTCCTTCCAGGGAGAGGGGACCGGACCAGGCTGCGGCGCGGCGGAGAGCCGCCGGTGCGCCATGCCTTCTCCGTGCTGCTTGGATTCCTCGCTGCGCTCGGAATGACGGAATGGGCGGGTCTGAGACCCGCCCCTACACCAAATCTCCAGGGACCCCCGGGCTGACCGGACTGGATTCCGGCCTTCGCCGGAATGACGGAGGGGGGCTGGGAGTGAATGGGGTCGGATCCCACGCTGCCCGCGGCGCGGGCCACCGGAGACGCAGCGCGGGCTACCGGACAGCCCCTCACCCTAGCCCTCTCCCCGTGGGAGAGGGGACTGGGCGAGGCGCCTCCAGGTTGAATGGGGGATGGATTTCCGCTCCCCGCCTGCGCGGGAACAGGCTCCGCGGAAATGACGGAGTGGGGCGGTTCGCGAACCGTCTCTACGCGCTTGCTACTCGAAGACTGGCTAGGCAATGGCGTCCAGGAAGTTGACGTAGACGCGCTGGTGCTCCCAGAGCAGGCGCTCGGTGCCCATCCACATCCACTCTTGTGGGGTGAAGTAGGCGGAGACGTCGGCTTCGGCGCCGACGCGGCCGACCCATTGCAGCCAGTGCAGGTTGTCGGATTGCATGAGCCAGTGGGCGATTTCGATCAGCTCCGCGTCGCCGGTCATTCGGGCCGCGCCGTAGGCCACGCTCATGAGGCGGTAGATGGCCTGCTGGGCGTGGTTGCCGAGGAAGAATTCGAGGCCGCCGCTCTCGCCCGCCCAGGTGGCCGGGAACGGTGTGAGCGGCAGGTCGTGGACCTGCTGGTCCGGCGCTTGCAGGAGCTCGCTGGGCGTGACGCAGGTGACGCCCTTCTCCGCGAGTGCACTCGGCAAGGCCTCGAGGAACTCGAAGATGCCGGTGTCGCGATTGTGATGCTCGCCGAAGGTCTCGAAGTCCCACGCGAGCAACACGAATTCGCCGGGCGCGTCGCGGACCCACTGCGCGTAGGTGTCGGCCATGAGTGGCCAGCGGTCCCAGCTGTGATTCGAGAAGCGGTAGCCGACATCGTCGCTGAGGGGAAAGTGCC contains:
- a CDS encoding glycoside hydrolase, coding for MLHQPRRVRLPAVELPRGASAAELARLMFDQDLNRHYFQKVARWCYRPALPLWRRLLDEGLTLSLGVPLSTVKQFETWAPELLEEMQALVAHPRAELVAVEPFHAMTMLIDLPTFVTQMELARSGAAKRFGVEPVVADTTEMLMSADSYRALQAAGYQGTFVDGRGWVMDWRESTHLYSFDGGSLRVLPRHFPLSDDVGYRFSNHSWDRWPLMADTYAQWVRDAPGEFVLLAWDFETFGEHHNRDTGIFEFLEALPSALAEKGVTCVTPSELLQAPDQQVHDLPLTPFPATWAGESGGLEFFLGNHAQQAIYRLMSVAYGAARMTGDAELIEIAHWLMQSDNLHWLQWVGRVGAEADVSAYFTPQEWMWMGTERLLWEHQRVYVNFLDAIA